A single genomic interval of Metamycoplasma salivarium harbors:
- a CDS encoding MmcQ/YjbR family DNA-binding protein: protein MNMVDEIFDNKKANFDKLTKFAFKKQNDIYTYEQKLSNPNFLLKITIGKDDKVNAKIIDIAFNDEYNLHNVQNFYGPFKAQISNEYQKILTEISEKCFENIGDNKFNSIQTKEIIEYIKNKYHDELEFLWDKYPKSAIARFKETKEWYLLIMKIKASSLKLNLDKEIVIINLHNNEDEILKLLDNKQYFSAYHMNKKHWYTIILDNGLESNAIFKQIDESYKLALSK from the coding sequence ATGAATATGGTAGATGAAATATTTGACAATAAAAAAGCTAATTTCGATAAATTAACCAAGTTTGCATTTAAAAAACAAAATGACATATACACTTATGAACAAAAATTATCTAACCCAAATTTTTTGTTAAAAATAACTATTGGTAAAGATGATAAAGTAAATGCAAAAATTATTGATATTGCTTTTAATGATGAATATAACTTACACAATGTTCAAAACTTTTATGGTCCTTTCAAAGCCCAAATTAGTAATGAATATCAAAAAATACTAACTGAAATTTCAGAAAAATGCTTTGAAAATATTGGAGATAATAAATTTAACTCTATTCAGACTAAGGAAATTATTGAATATATTAAAAATAAATATCATGATGAGCTTGAATTTTTGTGAGATAAATATCCTAAAAGTGCAATTGCTAGATTTAAAGAAACTAAAGAATGATATTTACTAATTATGAAAATTAAAGCATCTAGTCTTAAATTAAATTTAGATAAAGAAATAGTAATCATTAATTTGCATAACAATGAAGATGAAATATTAAAATTGCTTGATAATAAGCAATATTTTTCAGCATATCATATGAATAAAAAGCATTGATATACCATCATTTTAGATAATGGATTAGAATCTAATGCAATTTTTAAGCAAATAGATGAAAGTTATAAACTAGCTTTATCAAAGTAA
- a CDS encoding tRNA (cytidine(34)-2'-O)-methyltransferase, producing MINIILYQPEICPNTANIIRTCSAANAKLHIIKPIAFDLHPHWLKRNAAGHFLSEIQHEIHETYDDFYKKYGQKNIYYITRYGLKTYSDIKFSKELKENNELWVMFGTESTGIPKQIMQTNIKNCLRIPMDASCRSLNLANSVSIVLYEILRQNKFKTLSLFEVQKGKDFILEK from the coding sequence ATGATTAATATTATTCTATATCAACCTGAAATTTGCCCTAATACTGCAAACATTATAAGAACATGTTCTGCTGCAAACGCAAAATTACATATTATTAAACCAATTGCATTCGATTTACATCCTCATTGATTAAAAAGAAATGCTGCAGGTCATTTTTTAAGTGAAATTCAACATGAAATTCATGAAACTTATGATGATTTTTATAAAAAATATGGACAAAAAAATATTTATTACATTACAAGATATGGCTTAAAAACTTACTCAGACATTAAATTTAGTAAGGAATTAAAAGAAAATAATGAACTTTGAGTAATGTTTGGCACAGAATCTACAGGAATTCCTAAACAAATTATGCAAACTAATATTAAAAATTGTTTAAGAATTCCAATGGATGCATCATGTCGTAGCTTAAATTTAGCTAATTCTGTATCAATTGTTTTATATGAAATTTTAAGACAAAATAAGTTCAAAACTCTCTCACTTTTCGAAGTACAAAAAGGTAAAGATTTTATTTTGGAAAAATAA